Part of the Rhea pennata isolate bPtePen1 chromosome 17, bPtePen1.pri, whole genome shotgun sequence genome is shown below.
TTTCGTCGCCGCGTTTTGCCCGTGAAGGCCTTCGCGCTCCCTTTTCGGTGCTCTCCCGGTCCGATGCGCTCTTGCCCTGCGCCCGAGGGCTGTCGGCGTAGAAAGGTCCCTTTCGAACCGCGTCTGGACTGCGCTGGGGGGCGGATTCTCCTCTGGGTCGACAGTAatttgatatcttttttttttccttgtaaactTCTAACTCTGCTTTGTCCATTTAAAATTCTTGCAGTTATGCTAATAAAATTTTTACCGTTGCTCTTGCGTGTTTGTTCTGCTCGTTTCTATCCCACAGCTGGGGAAAAGGCGTGTGGCCGCGTGCCGGTTCCCTTCCCCCGAGCCCTAACAGCTCCCGTTAACGGTGGAGGTGGGAGGTATAACGGGTGCGGCGCAAGAGAGCGCTGCGGCGTTTTCCtcccgccaacggccgccccgccccgcgctgaGGCGTTTTCCTCCCGCCAACGGTCGCaacggccgccccgccccgccccgccccgccgccgccgcgctcctccgGCCGCcaggcggcgccggccgcgctccgcacCGCCCCCGCGCCTTCCGCCTCCGCCTCGCTGAGCGGCGGGAGCGCTGCCCAATGAGGGCGGCGGTCTACCCCGCTTGACAGCCAATGGGTTGCTTGGCATCGGCCCTCGGCTCGCTGCCATTGGCCGCGAGCCGCGGTATAAAAGGAGGGAGGCCCGCCTCCCGGCCTTTCTTTCCCGGAGCCCTCGTGGAGGTgggtgcgcggcgcggcggcggctctgtaaggccgcgccggggggcccGGGCACGGGCAGGGGGCAGGATGCGGAGCGCGGGGCCTATCTGAGCTGCGCCTCTCCCTGGCAGGTTACAGCTCGTCTTTAAACCCGCCGGGCGATCCTTGGAGCACCGCCGCGATGCCCAGGGAAGACAGGGCTACGTGGAAATCCAACTACTTCATGAAAATCATCGTGAGTGTCGGTGTGGCCTCGCAGGCCCCTGGGCTCCGCTGCCCCGCCGGAGCTGCGGGCGCTGCTCGGGGTCCGTGCGGGTGGGGCTGTCCTGCCTCTGCGGATGGGTGGAATCTTATTTAAGATGCTGGGTGCTGTATGCTACTTGTTTAAGGAATGATTTCTGATTATGTGAAGAGTCTCGATCAGACTGTTTTCAGGCTTTGCAGGAAAATTTTTTGCGCTGGTGCTTACAGACACAATTTGCCTAGAGAACTGTTCAGGTTGTTAAGAGGGATGTGCACCTTGTAGCTGTAGCTCAGGGTCTCTTTGGGTTGAACACTCTCAAACTTACCATCGTTCTGTCAGAATTTACCTTGAGGTTTTAATGCTGCTTTGTATCTTGAGTTTCTTTGTATAATTACtatgtttctctttctgtagcAACTCCTGGATGATTATCCAAAATGTTTCATCGTGGGAGCAGACAATGTAGGATCCAAGCAGATGCAGCAAATCCGTATGTCCCTGCGTGGGAAAGCGGTTGTGCTGATGGGGAAGAATACCATGATGCGCAAAGCTATTCGTGGTCATCTGGAGAATAACCCAGCCTTAGAAAAGTGAGTATTGCTGTCTGAACGTGTCTCTGGGGCCTCCTTTTGGAAGGAGACTTTGTCTGAGGAGAGGGACTGAAGGCTGTTGTCTTTCCTTCAGGCTGCTGCCTCACATCCGTGGGAATGTGGGCTTTGTCTTCACCAAGGAAGATCTGACTGAGATCAGGGATATGCTGCTGGCCAACAAGGTAATGGAGATTGGGTCTTGCTGTGCTTCTGGACTAGGAGATACagagtagaaataaaaataacccttCTTGGGGGCTGCTTGATTGTTATGAGTCTTTAAAGACTGGGAACTAGGCCCCTGCAGCCTTAGCACAGCTCCTCAGGTTCCCCCCCccctattttgtttttgagtgTCTGGTTGATGTCCATCTTGGAGGAGCACTACAGGGAGGAACTGATGACCATTACATGGGGCCTGAGAGGCGAGCGTTATTCCAGCTTCTCTTCTTGTTTCCCCTTTCTCTAGGTGCCAGCGGCTGCTCGTGCTGGTGCTATTGCGCCTTGTGACGTGACTGTGCCAGCCCAGAACACTGGTCTCGGACCCGAGAAGACCTCCTTTTTCCAGGCCTTGGGCATCACCACGAAAATTTCCAGAGGAACCATTGAAATTCTGGTTAGTGAGCAGCACACTGCTGTCATCCGAAGCCCTTCCTGCACTGAAGGGCCCCTGATGTGGGGGGCACCCTCTGTGCCTTACCTTGCCTTAAGGTAGGCACAAGGCCTTATGTTGAACACTACTATGGTGGGACAGGAGGTGTAAAGATGAAAGCTCCCATTAGCGCTGAAATGCTGTATTAGCAGTCCGACTGCTTCTCTTCAAGAACATCTAAAGGTGGATGTCTGGTTTGGGTCAGGTGTGCAGGGCAGGATTTAAGTTCCTCTGTCAGGTCTTTACTGCATGGTTAAGCTCTGCTAAAGGAACTCATAGACACACTAGCCTCTAGGCTGTGTGTTAAGTGTACTGCTTTTCTCCAAGCCGAGATGCGTCTGCTGCATGGTGTAGGGCTTTCTCAAATTGTGCAGCTGAACTTGAACCCATTTTTGTTGCACTTATTTATTCCTTCAGTTCTGTCCTTTGCCATTAGCAATGTGCAGTTGAGCCCCAATCAATGTGAATTTCTCGGCACGTGGTCACTCGTTTTCCCTTTATTCTTCAGAGTGATGTGCAGCTGATCAAGACTGGAGACAAAGTGGGTGCCAGTGAGGCCACCCTACTGAACATGCTGAACATCTCCCCGTTCTCCTTCGGGTTGGTGATCCAGCAGGTCTTTGACAATGGCAGCATTTACAATCCGGAGGTGCTGGACATCACTGAGGAGACCTTGCACAAGCGCTTCCTGGAGGTAAGGACCAAGACCTGTATCTGTTGCATTCCATCCTTTTGTGCAACCACTGGGGAGAAAACGGACAGTTAGGGCAACCGGCACTGCGCCAGAGTGAAGTATCACCTCCTACATTTCTGCTCAAGTCCTGCAGAACCAGGAGCTCTTTCTTCCTAATGCCCAGGAGAAACAATTGTTCAAGGAGCACCTTCTCTAGGCTCTTCTGTCTTCTCCAGCTTCAGacattctttgctttctgttgttaaaCTGAGGTGTGTGCAATCAATGAATACATAAAGGCCGTAAAGTGTATATGGAATCAGGAAACTGCTCTGTCAGGTGCTTGGTGTCACACAAATCGTGATGTCTTGTGTAAATCTGCTTGTGTGCGATACATGCTATCGCTCATTATATTTGTGTAGGGATGTGCTGTCATCTGTAACAGTTTGTAACCCAGGTGGTTTGTCAGAGCGTGGAAACACGAGGCTCTCTTCTCACAGGGTGTCCGTAATGTTGCTAGCGTGTGTCTGCAAATTGGGTACCCCACCATTGCCTCTGTGCCCCACTCCATCATCAATGGGTACAAGCGGGTCCTGGCCGTGGCTGTGGAGACGGACTACACCTTCCCGCTGGCTGAAAAGGTAATGGTCGAGTCTGATCTACTTGTCTAAAGGTTATTTAAAACGCCATGAGGCACTTCCACAAAAACACCTTGAACGCCACTTGATTTGAAAGGGCGTGGATCTGTCTCTGGCCACGGGCTCGCTGTGATGTTGAGAGGCAGGCCTGCGTGCTAGGGCTGTCCTGAGAAGGACACTTCTTCagaaggttttgttttaatgacGAGAGTCTGCTCGCTGTGGAAAGCCAGAATGAAATACCCGTGTTGTAAAGATGCTGGAGTTCCCGCCTCTCAGGGCTGTTAGAGCACAGCTGAAACGCTGTGAGGGTGAGGGGAGGCTGGGGGAAGCAGCTGTCCCAGCCACTTCACCCTGCCACCAGCAGGCAGAGGTCGGGGCCAGTCTGGGCTTTGAGGGGGCTTTCCTCCCCCCTTGTCTCTTCCTTCTATTTTGACTCTACTTGTCGCTGGTTCTTCATACATGCATGTTCCCTTTGGCTTCTGGGAGATGTTAGTGTTACCTTTCGGTTGAGGAAGTTCAGTCCCTCTAAACGTTTCCTCTGAGTTTAcatctgatttttgtttgttcttttgcttttgcaggtgAAAGCCTTCCTGGCAGACCCCTCTGCTTTCATTGCTGCCGTCCCCGTGGCAGCTGAAACAGCTGCGCCTGCCGCGGCCGCTGCGGCTCCCGCTAAAGAGGCAGCAAAGGAGGAGTCGGAGGAGTCCGACGAGGACATGGGATTTGGTCTCTTTGACTAACAGCAGCAACAGTCTCTCTCTTCGTGTCAGAGTTGGTCTAattggagaaataaaaagctattttacaCCTTCGCGTGTGCCGGCATTGATGGTCTAGCCTTCAGGTCCTTAGGGGTTGGGAAGAGCATGGTCCAGTCCTCTGGAGCCCCCACGTCATGAGGCTGCAGGGCCAGTGCCGGGAGGAAACCGCGTGTCCGGGGGGTCTGGGGAACGGGCTG
Proteins encoded:
- the RPLP0 gene encoding large ribosomal subunit protein uL10, which produces MPREDRATWKSNYFMKIIQLLDDYPKCFIVGADNVGSKQMQQIRMSLRGKAVVLMGKNTMMRKAIRGHLENNPALEKLLPHIRGNVGFVFTKEDLTEIRDMLLANKVPAAARAGAIAPCDVTVPAQNTGLGPEKTSFFQALGITTKISRGTIEILSDVQLIKTGDKVGASEATLLNMLNISPFSFGLVIQQVFDNGSIYNPEVLDITEETLHKRFLEGVRNVASVCLQIGYPTIASVPHSIINGYKRVLAVAVETDYTFPLAEKVKAFLADPSAFIAAVPVAAETAAPAAAAAAPAKEAAKEESEESDEDMGFGLFD